The following coding sequences lie in one Pontibacter sp. G13 genomic window:
- a CDS encoding family 43 glycosylhydrolase, whose product MRFLSLIAVLFTAVSCTTTAPSTAQTGFPFMLPTEKPDRPMSRAMERIYTDYNAPQPENNELFSQFKYTELKGFDYHGHDGTISRRDPSKVIFAEGKYYVWYTHRETPTPPQGAEKSNDTIPSADWDLAEIWYATSTDGFTWEEQGVAIQRPEKPQVGWRSVTTADILFWEGKYYLYYQGFMEASGTRGDDCPVTVSWADSPNGPWTPHGEIVIPNGAAGEWDQYSIHDPYPLVHDGKIYLYYKSDFNGKAHKVRMQGLATADNPLGPFTKNPLNPVITSGHETSLFPFKGGVAALVYKDGPEHNTIQYAEDWVNFEIASITELMPYAAAPFVPDAFTNTEDGRGITWGMAHFINVSGWDKMNSMLVRFDCDLSQDLHDERMKMHRVSHKPDVYYRQGLTPKQRKRIEEENQALGIQPE is encoded by the coding sequence ATGCGATTTCTATCTCTTATAGCCGTACTATTTACGGCCGTTTCCTGTACAACTACCGCGCCCAGCACCGCTCAAACTGGCTTTCCATTTATGCTTCCTACCGAAAAGCCAGACCGCCCGATGAGCCGAGCCATGGAGCGGATTTACACGGATTACAACGCTCCTCAGCCCGAAAACAACGAGTTATTCTCACAATTCAAATACACCGAACTAAAGGGGTTTGATTATCACGGACACGACGGGACCATCTCTCGTCGCGACCCCTCCAAAGTGATTTTTGCCGAGGGTAAATACTACGTCTGGTACACCCACCGGGAGACCCCTACCCCACCCCAAGGTGCCGAAAAAAGCAACGACACCATCCCTTCGGCGGACTGGGATTTGGCAGAGATCTGGTACGCGACCAGCACAGACGGATTCACTTGGGAGGAGCAAGGGGTAGCCATTCAGCGGCCGGAAAAACCTCAGGTGGGATGGAGATCGGTCACCACGGCTGACATCCTCTTCTGGGAAGGAAAATACTACCTGTACTATCAAGGATTCATGGAAGCCAGCGGGACAAGGGGGGATGATTGTCCTGTCACGGTTTCATGGGCGGATTCTCCAAATGGGCCTTGGACTCCACATGGGGAAATCGTCATTCCGAATGGTGCAGCAGGAGAATGGGACCAATATTCCATACACGATCCCTATCCATTGGTACATGACGGGAAGATCTACCTGTACTACAAATCGGACTTCAACGGCAAAGCTCATAAAGTCCGCATGCAGGGATTGGCCACGGCAGACAATCCGCTAGGACCATTCACCAAGAACCCTCTCAATCCGGTCATCACTTCTGGCCATGAAACTTCCCTATTTCCCTTCAAGGGCGGTGTTGCTGCGCTGGTCTACAAAGACGGTCCCGAGCACAACACGATCCAGTACGCAGAGGACTGGGTGAATTTTGAGATTGCTTCGATCACGGAACTGATGCCCTATGCCGCAGCACCCTTTGTGCCAGATGCATTTACCAATACTGAGGACGGCCGTGGAATCACATGGGGGATGGCGCATTTCATCAACGTTTCTGGTTGGGACAAAATGAATTCCATGCTGGTACGCTTTGATTGCGACCTCAGCCAAGACCTGCACGATGAGCGCATGAAAATGCATCGAGTCAGTCACAAGCCCGATGTCTACTACCGCCAAGGATTGACCCCCAAGCAGCGAAAGCGGATTGAGGAAGAAAATCAAGCGCTAGGCATTCAGCCGGAATAA
- a CDS encoding amidohydrolase, producing the protein MKRILPFLLLLCLVFVHSTISAQIPELTVYTAKKIITMETAMPEATAVAVAQGRIVAVGNLESLQPWLKGKQVNYDKTFEGKILLPGFIDPHVHPSLPAVLTQFDFIAPDDWDLPTGDFPGVQTHEAYQQRLRELADAYFADPQRNTDIPYITWGYHQLWHGDMYRPILDEMYPDKPIILWHRSFHEVILNSTAIELVGITEKQVKGHHEIDWEKGLFSELGARMVLASDQMRFLFAPNRYGRGMAHFVEMLHMAGITSAMDMGTGIFGNADDEILLIHQAMDREDVSTRLVLTPIVTYFLGEKNNPDQALSKIKGWTADNSSHVIFDRHFKLMLDGAIYSGLSQFLFPGYIDGHEGEWLAPVETTYQWAQYFWNEGYQLHFHTNGDKSTAELIQQIERMMAQKPRANHRTTLEHFAYSTESQIRKLKDLGACISANPYYQYMLSDIYAANWLGEDRARNMVPLGVAKQYGLNIGLHSDCPMAPLSPLTLVWAAVNRTTINGNQNNPIQRLSVEDALRGITLDAAYLMRMEQEIGSIVAGKKADFVILEEDPTTIEPDKIRDIKIWGTVFEGRLFPLK; encoded by the coding sequence ATGAAAAGAATCCTCCCATTCCTCTTGCTGCTCTGCCTGGTATTTGTCCATTCAACTATCTCGGCCCAGATTCCGGAACTGACGGTCTATACCGCCAAGAAAATCATCACGATGGAAACAGCCATGCCGGAAGCCACCGCCGTTGCAGTAGCACAAGGCCGGATTGTGGCAGTCGGCAATCTAGAGTCTCTGCAGCCTTGGTTGAAGGGCAAGCAGGTGAATTACGACAAGACTTTCGAGGGGAAGATCTTGCTCCCCGGATTCATCGACCCCCATGTGCATCCTTCACTTCCGGCGGTTTTGACGCAATTTGACTTCATCGCTCCGGATGATTGGGACCTTCCTACTGGGGATTTCCCCGGTGTTCAGACTCATGAAGCCTACCAGCAACGTCTTCGGGAATTAGCGGATGCCTATTTCGCAGACCCTCAGCGCAATACGGATATCCCCTACATCACTTGGGGGTACCATCAGCTCTGGCATGGCGACATGTATCGACCTATACTGGACGAAATGTATCCCGACAAACCGATCATCCTCTGGCACAGATCTTTTCACGAGGTCATCTTGAATTCTACAGCAATTGAGTTGGTGGGAATTACGGAAAAGCAGGTCAAGGGCCATCATGAAATCGATTGGGAAAAGGGACTTTTTAGCGAGTTGGGGGCTCGAATGGTGCTGGCAAGTGATCAGATGCGTTTTTTGTTCGCTCCGAATCGATATGGCCGAGGAATGGCCCATTTCGTCGAGATGCTTCACATGGCGGGTATCACCTCGGCGATGGATATGGGAACTGGTATCTTTGGCAATGCAGATGATGAAATTTTGCTGATTCATCAAGCCATGGATCGCGAGGATGTATCTACCCGTCTGGTCCTGACCCCCATTGTCACCTATTTCCTCGGAGAAAAGAACAATCCCGATCAGGCACTTTCGAAAATCAAGGGATGGACCGCGGATAATTCCAGCCATGTGATTTTCGACCGCCATTTCAAGCTCATGCTGGATGGGGCGATCTACTCGGGACTATCTCAATTTCTCTTCCCCGGATATATCGACGGCCATGAAGGCGAATGGCTTGCTCCTGTGGAGACTACCTATCAGTGGGCCCAATATTTCTGGAATGAAGGCTATCAGCTTCATTTTCACACCAATGGAGACAAGAGTACCGCGGAACTCATCCAGCAGATCGAGCGGATGATGGCCCAGAAACCTAGAGCCAACCATCGGACCACCTTGGAACATTTCGCCTACAGTACCGAGAGCCAGATCCGCAAACTGAAGGACCTAGGCGCATGCATCTCCGCCAATCCATATTACCAATACATGCTCTCGGACATCTATGCGGCCAATTGGCTGGGAGAAGATCGCGCGAGAAATATGGTTCCTCTGGGGGTTGCTAAGCAGTACGGTCTAAACATTGGCCTGCATTCGGATTGTCCCATGGCGCCGCTCAGCCCCTTGACCTTGGTTTGGGCCGCGGTGAATCGAACCACGATCAATGGCAATCAGAACAACCCTATTCAGAGATTAAGTGTGGAGGACGCACTACGTGGGATCACCCTTGATGCGGCGTACCTGATGCGGATGGAGCAGGAAATCGGTTCGATCGTGGCGGGAAAAAAGGCAGATTTTGTGATTCTGGAAGAAGATCCGACGACCATCGAACCTGACAAGATCCGTGATATCAAGATTTGGGGGACAGTTTTTGAGGGGCGCCTATTTCCTTTGAAATGA
- a CDS encoding OmpA family protein encodes MNQYVVLGVATFLLWGGASNWWYVCKIKGECGDSTPTVEMAIATPKEQAQATLAESPQPPKPNDSPAESADSSAVESAGVASSIPPSMPTDSATTVETARVAAPSPIHFHSDQITFQRGSDRYLNRSSVMTLLDSLKQAIGESEIDVVIVGHTCDLGTEALNQAMGIKRAERLMKDLTTRSFHLGEITIESQGETRPLNDNSNEAERGRNRRVAFTINN; translated from the coding sequence ATGAATCAATACGTTGTCCTTGGGGTCGCGACATTCCTGCTTTGGGGAGGGGCCTCCAATTGGTGGTACGTCTGCAAAATCAAAGGGGAATGCGGTGATTCCACACCAACAGTGGAAATGGCAATTGCTACTCCCAAAGAGCAGGCCCAAGCTACTTTGGCAGAGTCCCCCCAGCCCCCCAAACCGAATGATTCCCCAGCAGAATCTGCTGATTCCAGCGCTGTTGAGTCCGCAGGAGTAGCATCATCCATTCCTCCCTCAATGCCTACGGATTCTGCCACTACGGTTGAAACCGCTAGAGTGGCTGCCCCTTCCCCTATCCATTTCCATTCCGATCAGATCACCTTCCAAAGAGGCTCGGACCGATACTTGAACCGCTCATCGGTGATGACCCTGTTGGATAGCCTGAAGCAGGCCATTGGCGAGTCAGAGATCGATGTGGTGATTGTGGGACACACCTGCGATTTGGGAACCGAAGCACTCAACCAGGCGATGGGCATCAAGCGTGCGGAACGTTTGATGAAAGATCTTACAACCCGATCTTTTCATTTGGGAGAAATCACCATCGAGTCTCAAGGCGAAACCCGTCCATTGAACGACAATTCCAACGAAGCAGAACGGGGAAGGAATCGACGGGTCGCATTCACCATCAACAACTGA
- a CDS encoding GNAT family N-acetyltransferase, with protein MQLPAIQSCEAEDRQDIIDGINAYNLSHVPAMGEMSTPIDLVLKDEEGQVIGGLLGFIGYWKILEIKVLWVDEAWRGHGLGSKLMLHAEEMARSQGAKLSTVDTIDFQAEEFYPKLGYQVFGELENFPEGHRRIFFQKRLGEDA; from the coding sequence ATGCAACTCCCTGCCATTCAGTCCTGTGAGGCTGAAGACCGCCAAGATATCATTGATGGAATCAATGCCTACAACTTGTCCCATGTACCTGCTATGGGGGAGATGTCGACACCCATCGACTTGGTATTGAAAGATGAGGAAGGCCAAGTGATTGGAGGATTGCTGGGTTTTATTGGGTATTGGAAAATCTTGGAGATCAAGGTCCTCTGGGTAGATGAGGCATGGAGAGGCCACGGGCTGGGTTCCAAACTCATGTTGCACGCGGAGGAAATGGCCCGAAGTCAAGGGGCCAAACTCTCCACGGTGGATACCATCGATTTTCAGGCTGAGGAATTCTATCCCAAGCTTGGGTATCAGGTTTTCGGTGAATTGGAGAATTTCCCAGAGGGGCATCGGCGGATATTTTTTCAAAAGCGATTGGGGGAAGATGCCTAG